Genomic window (Streptomyces sp. TG1A-60):
CCACTCGTAGTTGAAGCGGCCCTTCGGCTGGTTGAAGGAGAAGACCGTGACGACGACATTCGGCAGAAGCAGATAACCGAGCGTCAGAAGTCCCGCGATGACGACGAGACGGCGCTTGAGCCAGGTGACGAAGGCCATTTAAACCAGATCCTCCGTCCCGGACTTTCGGATGTAGAGCGTGACCATGAGGAGGATCGCGGCCATGAGAATGAAAGAAAGGGCCGCCGCCGTCGGATAGTCGAGAATCCTCAGGAACTGGCTCTGGATGACGTTGCCGATCATCTGGGTGTTGGTGGAGCCGAGGAGTTCGGCGTTCACGTAGTCGCCGCTCGCCGGGATGAAGGTCAGCAGTGTGCCGGAGACGACGCCCGGGGTGGAGAGCGGCAAGGTGACCTTGCGGAAGGTCGTGAAGGGCTTGGCGTAGAGGTCGCCGGCCGCCTCGTGCAGCCGCCCGTCGACGCGCTCCAGCGAGGTGTACAGCGGCAGGATCATGAACGGCAGGAAGTTGTACGTGAGGCCGCAGACCACCGCGAGCGGGGTGGCCAGCACACGGTCCCCGGCCGTGAGGCCGAGCCAACTGGTGACGTCCAGGACGTGCAGCGAGTCGAGGACGCCGACGACCGGGCCGCCGTCGGACAGGATCGTCTTCCAGGCGAGGGTGCGGATCAGGAAGCTGGTGAAGAAGGGGGCGATCACCAGGATCAGGATCAGGTGGCGCCAGCGGCCCGCGCGGAAGGCGATCAGGTACGCCAGCGGATAGCCGAGCAGCAGGCACAGGAGGGTCGCCGTCCCCGCGTAGAGCACCGAGCGCAGGAACTGCGGGTAGTACTCACTCAGCGCGTCCCAGTAGGTCGCGACGTGCCAGGTGACCTGGTAGCCCTCCTCCAGCGAACCCGTCTGCACGGACGTGGAGGCCTGGTAGACCATCGGCATCGCGAAGAACACCAGCAGCCAGACGAGGCCGGGCGCGAGCAGCAGATACGGCGTCCAGCGGCCTCTCCCACGGGGCGGCTTCGCCGTCGGCACCCGGGCGAGCGGCGGTGGCGCCTCGGCTTCGGTGAGGGTCGACATCAGACGGCCGCCCCTTCGTCACCCGCGGAGGCCGCCGTCCCAGCCAGCGGGGACCGGGCGGCGTCGAGGCCGAACGTGTGCGCGGGACTCCAGTGCAGGACGACGTCGGCGCCCGGGACGAGCCGGGCGTCGCGGTCGATGTTCTGCGCGTACACCTCGAACTCGGGGCAGACGGAGCCGTCGATCACGTACTGCGTGGAGACGCCGGTGAAACTGGTGGCGGCGATCCTGCCGGTGACGCGGTTGCGGCCGGCCGGGATCTCCCCGGCGTCGTCCGCGTGCGTGAGGGTGATCTTCTCGGGGCGGACCCCGACGAGGACCTTGCCGCCGGTCCGGGGGGACGCGCCGCAGCGCGCCTCGGGGAGGACGAGCTTGCCGTCGCCCGCCTTGAGCACGATGTCGTCGCCGCTCCTGGAGTCGACCTCGGCCTCGATGAGGTTGGAGGTGCCGAGGAAGTCGGCGACGAAGGTGGTCCGCGGGTACTCGTACAGGTCGGCGGGTGAGCCGAGTTGTTCGACGCGACCGCCGTTCATCACGGCGACCGTGTCGGCCATGGTCATGGCCTCCTCCTGGTCGTGCGTGACATGGATGAAGGTGATGCCGACCTCGGTCTGGATGCGCTTCAGCTCCAGTTGCATCCGACGGCGCAGCTTGAGGTCGAGGGCGCCGAGCGGCTCGTCGAGGAGGAGCACCTTGGGGTGGTTGATGAGCGCGCGGGCGACCGCGACCCGCTGCTGCTGGCCGCCCGACAGTTGGTGCGGCTTCTTGCGCGCCTGCTCCCCGAGCTGGACCAGCTCCAGCATCTCCCCGACCTGCTTCTTGACGCTCCTGATGCCGCGTCGGCGCAGGCCGAAGGCGACGTTCTCGAAGATGTCGAGGTGCGGGAAGAGGGCGTACGACTGGAAGACCGTGTTCACCGGCCGCTTGTACGGCGGCAGGTTCGTCACATCCTGGTCGCCGAGCGAGACCGTG
Coding sequences:
- a CDS encoding ABC transporter permease, with product MSTLTEAEAPPPLARVPTAKPPRGRGRWTPYLLLAPGLVWLLVFFAMPMVYQASTSVQTGSLEEGYQVTWHVATYWDALSEYYPQFLRSVLYAGTATLLCLLLGYPLAYLIAFRAGRWRHLILILVIAPFFTSFLIRTLAWKTILSDGGPVVGVLDSLHVLDVTSWLGLTAGDRVLATPLAVVCGLTYNFLPFMILPLYTSLERVDGRLHEAAGDLYAKPFTTFRKVTLPLSTPGVVSGTLLTFIPASGDYVNAELLGSTNTQMIGNVIQSQFLRILDYPTAAALSFILMAAILLMVTLYIRKSGTEDLV
- a CDS encoding ABC transporter ATP-binding protein is translated as MKTTEHSGGDVRLSGIGRTYGSFTAVHPLDLTVPEGSFFALLGASGCGKTTTLRMIAGLEEPSCGTVSLGDQDVTNLPPYKRPVNTVFQSYALFPHLDIFENVAFGLRRRGIRSVKKQVGEMLELVQLGEQARKKPHQLSGGQQQRVAVARALINHPKVLLLDEPLGALDLKLRRRMQLELKRIQTEVGITFIHVTHDQEEAMTMADTVAVMNGGRVEQLGSPADLYEYPRTTFVADFLGTSNLIEAEVDSRSGDDIVLKAGDGKLVLPEARCGASPRTGGKVLVGVRPEKITLTHADDAGEIPAGRNRVTGRIAATSFTGVSTQYVIDGSVCPEFEVYAQNIDRDARLVPGADVVLHWSPAHTFGLDAARSPLAGTAASAGDEGAAV